From the genome of Biomphalaria glabrata chromosome 1, xgBioGlab47.1, whole genome shotgun sequence, one region includes:
- the LOC106067054 gene encoding myosin-16-like, whose product MLLKMKTPRQIKVITSQLEVLEELKEQLETFIADINTVTLKGKTWIDDSDSQNFVEINLYLSNETSRCLRRYRDLNSDDFDQHSYPVEHSNQVENTSPKACNLSCKDDKTYQRLAGMMDTIESTLAKHSRKIKNLQQKSLGHETRIQSTLLQIQENETQYNSKFEEFIKEFQGASQFMSSLQTQNTTLSNKVMENEEQIIEMVNTTETLRHLPQEVEYQKERLESFVQANESEDKGHVLKMDEVMQEHTSNIQQLNTKYEHLLNLIQTNENEIRQIQTCNATETLSHIKQKLTKHEEDLERIEINHKEMSDTNRKKMDDINAKLQAHSETTSNLQINFESLQSQLNNLKDDFKHTDSLTESLKTNMTEIKDQLSNYKSDSQILNLESSFFEVTSELYKELDVVKNKMSTVESQVLNLSGGYAELLKISSQDVTVACRLWIRNSEEIHLNKDTIVTCFNGHDLNIGKCYNKTTGIFTAPCKGLYLCSLMMGSEDWARFNIHVRKNGRESVRGTTHTNSTGAVACLVTVLELDQGDEVYIKPANDVAKIKINIFSYFVVVLLQQNRLEHL is encoded by the exons ATGTTATTGAAG ATGAAAACTCCCAGGCAAATAAAAGTGATCACTTCACAGCTAGAAGTTTTAGAAGAGTTGAAGGAACAGTTAGAAACCTTTATTGCAGATATAAATACA gTCACTTTGAAAGGAAAGACGTGGATTGATGATTCAGACAGCCAAAATTTTGTAGAGATCAATCTTTACCTATCCAATGAAACATCCAGATGTTTACGACGTTATCGTGATCTAAATA GTGATGACTTCGATCAACATTCTTATCCAGTGGAACATTCGAATCAAGTGGAAAACACAAGTCCAAAAGCGTGTAACCTCAGTTGTAAAG ATGACAAAACGTATCAACgattggctggcatgatggacACAATTGAATCCACACTTGCAAAACAttcaagaaaaattaaaaacttgcAACAGAAATCATTGGGGCACGAAACCCGAATTCAGTCGACTTTGCTGCAGAtacaagaaaatgaaacacaatatAATTCCAAATTTGAAGAGTTCATTAAGGAATTTCAAGGAGCCAGTCAATTTATGTCAAGTCTACAAACCCAGAATACAACGTTGTCTAACAAAGTGATGGAAAACGAAGAACAGATAATAGAAATGGTGAATACAACTGAAACTTTACGACATCTGCCTCAAGAAGTAGAATACCAGAAAGAACGCTTGGAGTCATTTGTACAAGCCAATGAATCCGAAGATAAAGGTCACGTGCTCAAAATGGACGAAGTTATGCAAGAACATACATCAAATATTCAgcaattaaatacaaaatatgaaCATTTGTTAAATTTAATTCAAACCAATGAAAATGAGATAAGGCAGATACAAACATGTAATGCCACTGAAACTCTTTCACATATAAAGCAAAAACTTACAAAACACGAGGAAGACTTAGAACGCATTGAGATAAACCACAAAGAAATGAGTGACACCAACAGAAAGAAAATGGATGACATTAATGCTAAACTTCAAGCCCATAGTGAAACAACTTCTAACTTACAGATTAATTTTGAATCTCTGCAGTCCcaattaaacaatttaaaagatGACTTCAAGCATACTGATTCGTTAACGGAATCATTAAAGACAAATATGACAGAAATTAAAGATCAACTTTCAAACTATAAGTCTGATTCTCAAATATTAAATCTGgagtcttctttttttgaagtaacgtctgaattaTATAAAGAATTGGatgttgtgaaaaacaaaatgtcaactGTTGAAAGCCAg gtTTTGAATTTATCAGGTGGCTATGCCGAACTTCTTAAGATta GCTCACAAGATGTCACAGTAGCCTGCAGACTATGGATACGAAATTCGGAAGAGatacatttaaataaagatACCATAGTTACTTGTTTTAATGGACATGATCTGAACATCGGCAAATGTTACAACAAAACCACAGGAATATTCACAGCCCCCTGCAAAGGATTATATCTGTGTAGTTTGATGATGGGAAGTGAAGATTGGGCTCGGTTTAACATTCACGTCCGTAAAAATGGCCGTGAGTCAGTTAGAGGCACAACTCATACAAACAGCACGGGCGCTGTAGCCTGTCTCGTTACTGTCCTAGAGTTGGATCAAGGGGACGAGGTATACATCAAACCAGCGAATGATGTagcaaagataaaaataaacattttttcatattttgtggTCGTTTTGTTACAGCAAAACAGATTAGAGCATCTTTAA